From a single Calothrix sp. NIES-2098 genomic region:
- the fmt gene encoding methionyl-tRNA formyltransferase produces MKIVFFGTPQFAVPTLEKLLNHPDIEVLAVVTQPDKRRERGNKLTPSPIKTLATAANLPVWQPQRLKKHTETLNKLQETDADAFVVVAYGQILSQNILDMPKLGCINVHGSILPKYRGAAPIQWCLYNGESETGIATMLMDAGMDTGAMLLKATTPIELLDNAYTLAERLATLGADLLLETLFKLERQEITAIPQDNSEATYAPLIKKQDYSLDWSKSAMQLHNQIRGFYPNCTASFRNQALKITATVPLGSAYSYKLPPELEKITHKLPDLSTLSGSPGEVVNITKGIGAIVQTGEGMLLLREVQLAGKRPQSGWDFVNGTRLTVGEVFEKG; encoded by the coding sequence ATGAAAATCGTATTTTTTGGTACTCCCCAGTTTGCTGTTCCCACTCTCGAAAAATTGCTGAATCACCCAGATATTGAGGTATTAGCAGTTGTCACTCAACCAGATAAACGCCGGGAAAGAGGGAATAAACTGACACCTTCACCAATAAAAACTCTTGCTACTGCTGCTAACTTGCCTGTATGGCAACCCCAACGGCTAAAAAAACACACTGAAACGTTAAACAAACTCCAAGAAACAGATGCAGATGCCTTTGTCGTTGTAGCCTATGGGCAAATTTTGTCACAAAACATCTTAGATATGCCGAAGTTAGGCTGCATTAACGTGCATGGTTCAATTTTGCCTAAATATCGGGGTGCTGCTCCCATTCAATGGTGTTTGTATAACGGTGAGTCAGAAACGGGGATCGCTACCATGTTAATGGATGCTGGCATGGATACAGGTGCAATGCTGCTGAAAGCAACTACACCTATTGAATTACTTGATAATGCTTACACTTTGGCTGAAAGACTCGCTACATTAGGTGCAGACTTATTGCTGGAAACCTTATTTAAACTGGAACGACAAGAAATCACAGCAATTCCTCAAGATAATTCTGAAGCGACTTATGCACCACTAATTAAAAAGCAGGACTATAGTTTAGATTGGTCAAAGAGCGCTATGCAATTACACAACCAAATCAGAGGCTTTTACCCTAACTGCACTGCCAGCTTTCGCAACCAAGCACTAAAAATTACTGCTACCGTTCCCCTTGGTTCTGCTTACAGCTATAAGCTACCACCAGAATTAGAAAAAATAACTCACAAATTGCCTGATTTGTCAACGTTATCCGGTAGTCCGGGAGAAGTGGTAAACATTACCAAGGGAATTGGAGCGATTGTCCAAACTGGTGAAGGTATGTTGTTGTTGCGAGAGGTTCAGTTAGCTGGCAAACGTCCTCAGTCGGGATGGGATTTTGTTAATGGCACCCGCTTAACTGTAGGAGAGGTGTTTGAAAAAGGCTGA
- a CDS encoding 4Fe-4S ferredoxin iron-sulfur binding domain-containing protein, whose translation MSHTVKIYDTCIGCTQCVRACPTDVLEMVPWDGCKAAQIASSPRTEDCVGCKRCETACPTDFLSIRVYLGAETTRSMGLAY comes from the coding sequence ATGTCTCATACCGTAAAAATCTACGATACCTGCATTGGCTGCACCCAGTGCGTCCGCGCTTGCCCTACTGATGTATTGGAGATGGTGCCTTGGGACGGCTGCAAAGCTGCTCAAATTGCCTCTTCACCCCGTACAGAAGACTGCGTAGGATGCAAACGCTGTGAAACCGCTTGTCCCACCGACTTTTTAAGCATCCGGGTTTACCTGGGCGCTGAAACAACTCGCAGCATGGGTCTAGCTTATTGA
- a CDS encoding D-fructose-6-phosphate amidotransferase, translating into MCGIVGYIGTQAATEILLAGLEKLEYRGYDSAGIATIWEGDVQCVRAKGKLHNLRSKLEKTENPAQIGIGHTRWATHGKPEEYNAHPHLDTAMRVAVVQNGIIENYRELRDELKSKGHQFRSDTDTEVIPHLIAEILKTSSSSLLDAVRQAVKHLEGAFAIAVISADYPDELILVRQQAPLVIGFGQGEFFCASDTPAIVAYTRAVLPLDNGEIARLTPLGVEIYNFAGDRLKKQPRLLNLNPTMVEKQGFKHFMLKEIYEQPGVVRASLEAYFSNNGNSAASTQSPINLGLPPEFYADIEQIQIVACGTSWHAALVGKYLLEQLAGISTQVHYASEYRYAPSPLIPNTLIIGVTQSGETADTLAALAMEKERRQGRESKYQARLLGITNRPESSLGHMLPHIINTLAGIEIGVAATKTFIAQLMAFYALALDLSAHRQTISPDKIAEIIEGLRHIPKEIEATLETQEKLTEHLAHDFAETQDFIFLGRGINFPIALEGALKLKEISYIHAEGYPAGEMKHGPIALLDAKVPVVAIAVPGSVYEKVISNAQEAKARDSRLIGVTPVKDGEAGEIFNDLLPVPTVDELLSPLVSVVPLQLLAYHIAARRGLDVDQPRNLAKSVTVE; encoded by the coding sequence ATGTGCGGAATCGTTGGCTATATCGGCACTCAAGCGGCGACAGAAATTCTACTAGCTGGGTTAGAAAAACTGGAGTATCGTGGGTACGATTCCGCGGGAATCGCTACCATCTGGGAAGGTGATGTTCAATGCGTGCGGGCTAAAGGCAAACTGCATAACTTACGTTCTAAACTCGAAAAAACAGAAAATCCGGCGCAAATAGGCATTGGTCACACTCGCTGGGCGACTCATGGTAAACCAGAAGAGTACAACGCCCATCCCCATCTAGATACGGCGATGCGAGTAGCGGTAGTGCAAAATGGCATTATTGAAAACTACCGCGAGTTGCGAGATGAACTGAAATCAAAAGGACATCAGTTTCGTTCAGACACAGATACAGAAGTCATTCCTCACCTAATTGCCGAAATTCTCAAAACATCTTCCTCGTCTTTGCTAGATGCAGTTCGTCAAGCAGTCAAGCACCTGGAAGGTGCATTTGCGATCGCAGTAATTTCGGCAGACTATCCAGATGAATTGATTCTCGTTCGGCAACAAGCACCCTTGGTAATTGGCTTTGGACAAGGGGAGTTCTTTTGTGCCTCCGATACGCCCGCGATCGTTGCTTATACCCGCGCAGTACTACCATTAGATAATGGAGAAATTGCGCGCTTGACTCCGTTAGGCGTGGAAATTTACAATTTTGCTGGCGATCGCCTCAAAAAGCAACCTCGATTGCTTAACTTGAATCCCACGATGGTAGAAAAGCAGGGATTCAAGCATTTTATGCTCAAAGAAATTTACGAGCAGCCAGGAGTAGTACGCGCTAGTTTAGAAGCTTATTTCAGTAATAATGGTAATTCGGCTGCATCTACTCAGTCACCAATTAATCTCGGTTTACCTCCAGAATTTTACGCAGACATAGAACAAATTCAAATCGTTGCTTGCGGTACTAGTTGGCACGCCGCATTAGTAGGAAAATACTTGCTTGAACAACTAGCAGGGATTTCTACACAAGTACACTATGCTTCTGAGTATCGCTATGCGCCATCACCTTTGATACCCAACACATTAATTATTGGGGTGACACAATCAGGTGAAACAGCTGATACTCTAGCAGCTTTAGCGATGGAAAAAGAACGCCGCCAAGGTAGAGAAAGTAAATATCAAGCGCGATTGCTAGGGATTACTAATCGCCCAGAAAGCAGCCTCGGTCATATGCTTCCCCATATTATCAATACCTTAGCAGGAATAGAAATTGGGGTAGCAGCAACAAAAACCTTTATTGCGCAATTAATGGCGTTTTACGCTTTAGCGTTAGATTTATCGGCGCATCGTCAGACAATTTCCCCAGATAAAATAGCAGAGATTATTGAAGGTTTACGACACATTCCCAAAGAAATTGAAGCAACTTTAGAAACTCAAGAAAAATTAACCGAACATTTAGCCCACGATTTTGCTGAAACTCAAGATTTCATCTTTTTAGGCAGAGGAATTAACTTCCCGATCGCTTTAGAAGGCGCTTTGAAATTAAAAGAAATTAGCTACATTCACGCCGAAGGTTATCCCGCCGGAGAAATGAAACACGGCCCGATCGCGCTTTTGGATGCGAAAGTACCAGTAGTTGCGATCGCAGTTCCTGGTAGTGTTTATGAAAAGGTAATTTCTAACGCCCAGGAAGCCAAAGCCAGAGATTCTCGCTTAATTGGTGTCACACCCGTCAAAGATGGCGAAGCAGGCGAAATCTTCAACGATTTATTACCAGTACCAACTGTAGATGAACTACTTTCCCCACTTGTTTCCGTAGTACCTCTGCAATTATTGGCTTATCATATCGCTGCCCGTCGCGGTTTAGATGTTGACCAGCCCAGAAATTTAGCCAAATCAGTAACAGTGGAATAA
- a CDS encoding group 1 glycosyl transferase translates to MRILHLTNHVQQIGNGIVNVAVDLACLQADDGHDVAVASAGGEYETLLARHEVQHFHLDRSRTPINAIEVAWRYRQIIQEFQPDIVHAHMMTGVVLAGLLRKGFEYSLVSTVHNEFQRSAVLMGLADRVIAVSKAVADSMVQRGIPKSKLRVVSNGTLNSPRHRSIKDYQPLPLCRPAITTVAGMYTRKGIVELIEAFTKIAQEFPQAHLYLVGNGPDRPMFETMVQSTPFADRIHFEGFQAEPQRYMLSSDIFVLASHCESFGLVLTEAREAGCAIIASDVDGIPETLDGGQAGLLVPPKDSQTLANALGHLLKDSQQLQKFQYQAKQNLERFSAKRVNEETLIVYYELMSNYSLFKVIRNKELVVSK, encoded by the coding sequence ATGCGGATACTACACCTTACCAATCATGTACAACAAATTGGCAATGGAATCGTCAATGTAGCAGTAGACCTAGCTTGTTTGCAAGCAGACGATGGCCATGATGTCGCTGTCGCCTCAGCTGGGGGAGAATACGAAACATTACTCGCACGTCATGAAGTTCAACACTTTCACCTCGATCGATCGAGAACACCAATAAATGCGATCGAGGTTGCTTGGCGTTATCGACAGATAATCCAAGAGTTTCAGCCAGATATTGTTCATGCACATATGATGACAGGGGTTGTGCTAGCAGGACTTTTGAGAAAAGGTTTTGAATATAGTTTAGTTTCTACCGTACACAACGAGTTTCAGCGTAGTGCTGTACTGATGGGATTGGCAGATCGAGTAATTGCAGTTAGTAAGGCTGTAGCCGATTCAATGGTACAGCGTGGTATACCTAAGAGTAAGTTACGAGTAGTATCCAACGGTACATTAAATAGCCCCCGCCATCGTAGCATTAAAGATTATCAACCATTACCTTTATGTCGTCCAGCAATTACTACAGTAGCTGGGATGTATACTCGCAAAGGTATTGTCGAGTTAATTGAAGCATTCACCAAAATTGCACAGGAGTTTCCGCAAGCACATTTATATTTAGTCGGAAACGGCCCCGATCGCCCAATGTTTGAAACAATGGTGCAAAGTACACCTTTTGCAGACCGCATTCATTTTGAAGGCTTTCAAGCAGAACCACAACGCTATATGCTCTCAAGTGATATTTTTGTTCTCGCTTCTCACTGCGAATCATTTGGATTAGTGCTAACAGAAGCGCGAGAAGCAGGTTGTGCAATTATTGCTAGCGATGTCGATGGAATTCCAGAGACTTTGGATGGTGGACAAGCTGGTTTATTAGTACCGCCAAAAGATAGTCAAACTTTGGCAAATGCTTTAGGCCATTTGCTCAAAGATTCGCAACAACTACAAAAGTTTCAATACCAAGCAAAACAAAACCTAGAACGGTTCAGTGCCAAGCGAGTTAATGAAGAAACCCTAATTGTATACTATGAATTAATGAGTAACTACAGTCTGTTTAAGGTAATAAGAAACAAAGAACTTGTAGTTAGTAAATAA
- a CDS encoding LmbE-like protein produces the protein MNIKSYLQQLQKLIPHTWLEQAQYLHSSFILRWILQNGSQPLTLSHKSAMVFSPHQDDETLGCGGTIALKREHGVSVVVVFLTDGQESTNSDVITEIRKKEAEKALEILGVNSSEIYFLAKRDGTLPHLNDEEKRRTITQLVDLLKYYKPEEVYVPHRKDCHRDHEATYDLVKAAIAQAGITVELLQYPIWLFWRAPLFIMLKLQDIAAAYYLSIASVQDKKNRAISSYCSQINSLPRGFIQRFSRSPEIFFKSES, from the coding sequence ATGAACATCAAAAGTTATTTACAGCAGTTACAAAAACTAATTCCTCATACCTGGCTTGAGCAAGCGCAATATCTGCACTCTAGTTTTATCTTGCGCTGGATTTTGCAGAATGGAAGTCAGCCACTCACATTAAGCCACAAATCAGCAATGGTGTTTTCTCCTCACCAAGATGATGAAACATTGGGTTGTGGCGGAACGATCGCGCTGAAACGAGAACATGGCGTATCAGTAGTAGTAGTTTTTCTAACGGATGGACAGGAATCTACTAATTCTGATGTAATTACTGAGATTCGCAAAAAAGAAGCAGAGAAGGCATTAGAAATATTAGGAGTAAATTCATCAGAAATATATTTTTTAGCAAAACGAGATGGTACTTTACCACATTTAAATGATGAGGAAAAACGACGAACTATTACACAGTTAGTTGATTTGTTAAAGTATTATAAGCCAGAAGAAGTATACGTACCTCATCGGAAAGATTGCCATCGAGATCATGAAGCTACTTATGATTTAGTCAAAGCTGCGATCGCTCAAGCAGGAATTACAGTCGAATTGTTACAATATCCTATTTGGCTGTTCTGGAGAGCGCCATTATTTATTATGCTGAAATTGCAGGATATAGCCGCAGCCTACTATCTCTCGATCGCATCAGTTCAAGACAAAAAAAATAGAGCAATTTCTTCATATTGTTCTCAAATAAATAGCCTACCTCGTGGCTTTATACAACGATTTTCTAGGTCGCCGGAAATATTTTTTAAATCTGAGTCCTAA
- a CDS encoding NHL repeat-containing protein, protein MKFRLMQELRRICYQINQLAKQMSRKRSFKQRKFVTFLLCLTIGVIVSSTAISTRWTVSGSPTSAYKTSWIGNTFGGGKEWVQNHIEAMYVAANGTVYTNSIWDEAGREAGIYKDGKIIGMADDTHGWSRTGGKAVTADSKYIYLAIAQGAIGKTEKDYPPEGTNWYCVRRYDLSGKPAPFADGRGWDKSMLIASTKGEITGLATANKELYVSDSAANRIRVYSTETMKELRSFSVARPGAITVDREGNLWIIQSKKGKIPARILHYSHTGKQLPQEITQVVQPTAIAIDPQGRLLVAENGPHQQILVYNVTDKPLQVGTFGTKGGVFAGKAGEIQDLKFYGITGVGADAAGNIYVNSNGFNNSGTDLRKLSPSGKLVWQLLGLLFIDNADADPQTDGVDLFTKQEHFVMDYSQPPGKQWTFKNYTLNPFKYPQDPRLHTSPDATIFRRIQGKPYLFITNMYSSFLQIYRFDSNNKNKIAIPSGMFVETNGAGKASISGNWPPHQPQKGEWIWRDRNGNGAFDEGEYDKSEDYPYLGGWWVDSKGDVWKALRSIDGIGIRHYPLQGIDPHGNPIYGYSSMKKQKTPSIFSDLRRIEYFPETDTMYLSGFTVARPATGDDTGVVGSEIVRFDNWSQENPTLRWRTVVPYDTTGKREVSTAAMSVAGDYVFIVTFKTAEVHVYNAKTGVQVQQFKPGPEVAGESGWIDIPYGIRAFQRANGEYLVFVEEDWKGKVIVYRLQG, encoded by the coding sequence ATGAAATTTAGATTAATGCAAGAACTCAGAAGAATCTGCTATCAAATTAACCAATTGGCAAAGCAGATGTCTCGAAAGCGAAGTTTTAAACAAAGAAAGTTTGTCACGTTTTTACTTTGCTTGACAATCGGAGTAATTGTTAGTTCTACTGCCATAAGTACACGCTGGACTGTCAGCGGCTCGCCTACCAGCGCGTATAAAACATCTTGGATTGGTAATACTTTTGGTGGCGGAAAAGAATGGGTACAAAACCATATAGAAGCAATGTATGTTGCTGCTAATGGCACAGTCTATACCAATAGTATTTGGGATGAAGCAGGTAGGGAAGCCGGAATTTATAAAGATGGCAAAATTATTGGTATGGCTGATGATACTCACGGTTGGAGTCGTACTGGTGGTAAAGCCGTAACAGCAGATAGTAAATATATTTACTTAGCTATAGCGCAAGGAGCAATTGGCAAAACAGAGAAAGATTATCCGCCAGAGGGAACAAATTGGTACTGCGTCAGACGCTATGACTTATCTGGAAAACCTGCACCTTTTGCTGATGGTCGTGGTTGGGATAAAAGTATGCTAATTGCTAGTACGAAAGGTGAAATTACAGGATTAGCAACTGCAAACAAAGAATTATATGTCAGCGATTCGGCTGCTAATCGCATTCGGGTTTATAGTACCGAAACGATGAAGGAACTACGCAGTTTTAGCGTTGCTAGACCAGGTGCAATAACTGTCGATCGCGAAGGGAATTTGTGGATTATTCAAAGCAAAAAAGGTAAGATTCCTGCCAGAATTCTGCATTATTCCCACACGGGAAAACAATTACCTCAAGAGATTACTCAAGTTGTCCAACCAACTGCGATCGCCATCGATCCTCAAGGTAGGCTTTTAGTAGCTGAAAATGGGCCGCATCAACAGATATTAGTTTACAACGTTACAGATAAACCCTTACAGGTTGGGACTTTCGGCACTAAAGGTGGTGTTTTTGCAGGTAAAGCTGGAGAAATCCAAGATTTAAAATTTTACGGCATCACAGGAGTAGGTGCAGATGCCGCAGGTAATATTTATGTAAACAGTAATGGTTTTAATAATTCGGGAACAGACTTAAGAAAATTATCACCATCAGGAAAGCTAGTTTGGCAATTGTTGGGATTGTTGTTTATCGATAATGCTGATGCAGATCCGCAAACTGATGGCGTCGATTTGTTCACCAAGCAAGAACATTTTGTGATGGACTACAGCCAACCGCCAGGAAAGCAATGGACTTTCAAGAACTACACCCTCAATCCTTTCAAATATCCTCAAGATCCACGGTTACATACATCCCCAGATGCTACGATTTTCCGCCGCATTCAAGGCAAGCCATATTTGTTTATCACAAATATGTATAGTAGCTTTCTGCAAATCTATCGTTTTGATTCCAACAACAAGAACAAAATAGCCATTCCATCGGGAATGTTTGTTGAAACTAATGGTGCAGGTAAAGCATCAATTTCTGGTAATTGGCCGCCACATCAACCACAAAAAGGCGAATGGATTTGGCGCGATCGCAATGGTAATGGTGCGTTCGATGAGGGTGAGTACGACAAAAGCGAAGATTATCCCTACTTAGGAGGCTGGTGGGTAGACAGCAAAGGCGATGTTTGGAAAGCGTTGCGTAGTATAGATGGTATCGGTATCCGCCACTACCCGCTACAGGGAATTGATCCTCATGGCAATCCTATCTATGGATATAGTTCCATGAAAAAGCAAAAAACGCCGAGTATCTTTAGCGATTTGCGGCGGATTGAGTATTTCCCAGAAACAGATACCATGTATTTGTCAGGCTTCACTGTAGCTCGTCCGGCAACAGGTGACGATACTGGTGTTGTCGGATCGGAGATTGTCCGTTTTGATAATTGGAGTCAAGAAAATCCTACTCTGCGTTGGCGCACTGTAGTTCCTTACGACACTACAGGGAAGCGCGAAGTGTCTACCGCCGCCATGAGTGTAGCAGGAGACTATGTATTTATCGTCACATTTAAAACAGCAGAAGTACACGTTTATAATGCCAAAACAGGAGTACAAGTTCAACAATTCAAACCCGGCCCAGAAGTTGCAGGTGAAAGTGGTTGGATTGATATACCTTATGGTATCCGCGCTTTTCAGCGTGCCAATGGTGAGTATTTAGTATTCGTTGAAGAAGATTGGAAAGGGAAAGTAATTGTCTATAGATTACAAGGATAA
- a CDS encoding group 1 glycosyl transferase, which yields MEGKKNHFASASILTLGMGWFPKTPGGLERYIYELTHQFAANHDLVELCGVGLPKNQVNTPIKLTNLAEPDSAIWRRLWSIRTNFQKTRVGKPDAINLHFALYSFPILDILPKGVPITFNFHGPWASESQEEIDNQRLSVLLKRWLIEESTYKRCDRFIVLSKAFGKILHQQYQVPWEKIHIIPGGVNINKFQANLSQQEARSKLGWPDSRQILFTSRRLVHRVGLDKLLQALAIIKPKIPDVWLAIAGRGHIQAALQQQAKELGLEDNVKFLGFLPDEQLPLAYQAADLTIMPSQSFEGFGLAVVESLACGTPVLCTPVGGMPEIVEPLSPDLITDSIEVSAIADKLEQVLLGSILIPSREACHQYAATNFNWQKIAQQVREVLLGNRD from the coding sequence ATGGAAGGTAAAAAAAATCATTTCGCTTCAGCATCTATCCTCACCCTGGGAATGGGCTGGTTTCCCAAAACACCTGGAGGATTAGAACGCTATATTTATGAATTAACTCATCAATTCGCAGCGAATCACGACTTAGTTGAATTATGTGGAGTAGGTTTACCTAAAAATCAGGTAAATACACCAATCAAACTAACTAATTTAGCAGAGCCAGATAGTGCAATTTGGCGAAGATTGTGGTCTATTCGCACTAATTTTCAGAAAACTAGAGTAGGCAAGCCTGATGCAATTAACCTGCATTTTGCCTTATATAGCTTCCCGATTTTAGATATTTTACCGAAAGGAGTACCAATTACTTTTAACTTTCATGGCCCTTGGGCATCGGAGAGCCAAGAGGAAATAGATAATCAGAGATTGAGTGTTTTACTCAAACGCTGGCTAATAGAAGAAAGCACTTATAAACGCTGCGATCGCTTTATTGTTCTGAGCAAAGCTTTTGGTAAAATCTTACATCAACAATATCAAGTTCCTTGGGAGAAAATTCACATTATTCCTGGTGGAGTTAATATTAATAAATTTCAAGCAAATCTATCGCAGCAAGAAGCTAGAAGCAAATTAGGCTGGCCTGATAGCCGCCAGATATTATTTACATCTCGCCGTTTAGTGCATCGAGTTGGACTGGATAAACTGTTGCAAGCCCTAGCAATAATTAAACCAAAAATCCCTGATGTTTGGCTAGCGATCGCCGGGCGCGGTCACATACAAGCTGCGCTACAACAACAAGCAAAAGAATTGGGGTTAGAAGACAACGTTAAATTTTTAGGTTTTCTCCCCGACGAACAGCTACCTTTAGCTTACCAAGCTGCTGACTTAACAATTATGCCCAGTCAATCTTTTGAAGGGTTTGGATTAGCAGTAGTAGAATCTCTAGCCTGTGGTACTCCTGTTTTATGTACTCCCGTAGGCGGAATGCCAGAAATTGTAGAACCATTATCTCCTGATTTAATTACTGATTCTATAGAAGTTTCAGCTATTGCCGATAAATTAGAACAAGTCTTGCTAGGAAGTATACTCATCCCTTCCCGTGAAGCCTGTCACCAGTACGCCGCCACAAATTTTAACTGGCAGAAAATAGCCCAGCAAGTAAGGGAAGTTCTGTTAGGAAATAGAGATTGA
- a CDS encoding group 1 glycosyl transferase, translated as MLKILFLDQSGKPGGAELCLIDIAKPYRDRSLVGLFADGGFKTLLQQNQIPVEVLTNQAIQVKKSSGLIQGLKSLRLIIPLIIKVIKRARKYDLIYANTQKALVIGAIASFFARRPLVYHLHDILSKEHFSQTNRRIAVNLANHFASVVIANSQASQTAFVQAGGHANLTTVIYNGFEPEIYQTDESDVRQLQQELGLIGKFVIGHFSRLAPWKGQHILIDALAQCPQQVTVILVGDALFGEQDYVKQLHNQVADLGLENRVKFLGFRSNVPQLMAACDLVAHTSIFAEPFGRVIVEAMLCGTPVVATQAGGAMELIEPGINGFLFPPGDTQELARVINTCLQERHKTTTMANNARKMAIQRFNMTSINRQIAQLLAAKFS; from the coding sequence ATGCTGAAAATTCTTTTTTTAGACCAGAGTGGTAAGCCAGGGGGAGCAGAATTATGTTTAATAGATATTGCTAAACCATATCGCGATCGCTCTCTTGTTGGCTTATTTGCAGATGGAGGATTTAAAACTTTACTACAGCAAAATCAAATTCCAGTAGAAGTTTTAACAAATCAAGCAATTCAAGTTAAAAAATCTAGTGGTTTAATTCAAGGGTTAAAAAGTCTCAGACTTATAATTCCGCTAATCATTAAAGTCATAAAAAGAGCAAGGAAATATGATTTAATTTATGCTAATACTCAAAAAGCATTAGTTATAGGCGCGATCGCTAGTTTTTTTGCCCGACGTCCGTTGGTGTATCATTTGCATGATATTCTCTCAAAAGAACATTTTAGCCAAACTAACCGCCGCATTGCTGTTAACCTAGCCAATCATTTTGCCTCTGTAGTAATTGCCAATTCCCAAGCGAGTCAAACAGCCTTTGTGCAAGCGGGAGGACACGCAAATCTCACTACTGTTATCTATAACGGCTTTGAACCAGAAATTTATCAAACTGATGAGTCTGATGTGAGACAATTACAGCAAGAATTAGGTTTAATAGGAAAATTTGTTATTGGTCACTTCAGCAGACTTGCACCTTGGAAAGGACAACATATTTTAATTGATGCACTAGCTCAATGTCCGCAACAAGTAACAGTAATTTTAGTCGGAGATGCATTATTTGGCGAACAAGATTATGTAAAACAATTACACAATCAAGTTGCTGATTTAGGTCTAGAAAATCGCGTCAAGTTTTTAGGATTTCGTTCTAATGTTCCGCAATTAATGGCCGCTTGTGACTTAGTTGCCCATACATCTATTTTTGCAGAACCCTTTGGTAGAGTCATTGTTGAGGCGATGCTATGCGGTACACCTGTGGTTGCAACTCAAGCTGGCGGCGCAATGGAATTAATCGAACCGGGGATAAATGGTTTTTTATTTCCACCAGGAGATACACAAGAACTAGCACGAGTGATTAATACTTGCCTTCAAGAGAGACACAAAACTACAACTATGGCTAATAATGCCAGAAAAATGGCTATTCAGCGATTTAATATGACAAGCATTAATCGGCAAATTGCTCAACTGTTAGCAGCCAAATTTAGCTAA
- a CDS encoding YCII-like protein: protein MPKYIMWGSYCEDVLEKRAPYRQAHLDGLAKQKESGVLITIGPTKDVTQVFGIYEADDEATVRQLIENDPYWQNGIWTEYFVKEWIQAI, encoded by the coding sequence ATGCCTAAATACATCATGTGGGGAAGTTACTGCGAAGACGTTCTAGAAAAACGCGCTCCTTATCGTCAAGCCCACTTAGACGGGTTAGCAAAGCAAAAAGAATCCGGGGTGCTGATTACTATTGGCCCCACCAAAGATGTGACACAAGTTTTTGGCATTTATGAAGCTGACGATGAAGCTACTGTGCGCCAGTTGATTGAAAACGACCCCTACTGGCAAAATGGCATCTGGACTGAATATTTTGTTAAAGAGTGGATTCAGGCAATTTAG